The Brassica napus cultivar Da-Ae chromosome C7, Da-Ae, whole genome shotgun sequence genomic interval TTAACCTTTCCAGAAAAGAAAAGCAGGAGACCTGTCCAATGGtaactttttttgtctttatCTGTGTAAAAGCAGATGATCTGCATGTCCTTCTACCCTCTCAACTTTTGATGCAGTTCACGGATTCCACCATTTTTTCATCCAATAGAATTGtttagtaaaattaaattaattctgaaaatattaataattcaacacttataaataaagagaGTAAGAACATACGTAGTTCCATACTTCTTCGATTAAAAGAGGTTCtagacaacaaaaaaaagttatgtgcACTACCATTCTTAGAAAAAAAAGTGTTGTAGTTCTTTTATACTAGTACTGTCGTAAGCTTCATTCATTCTTACAGTAAGTttcattcatatatattaatttgatcacgtatataatacatatattaataattcaaaatatagtATAGTTAATTGGAAAAAGAATCTTGTGTTGTAGGGTGGGAGATAAAAAAAGAAGGTGCAGTAACGAAGATTTTGTTGAAGAAATGGGACATACAAATACCAGTAACGAAGATTCTGAAAATGATATAGTGACATGGAGACAAAAAATATGGCTGATGGAGATCATATGACAAACATTAGAGACAACATTGCCGATATGTTATGGGCAaatcattaaattattttacctttgtttatgtattttttattatgtgttttgatattttggtgTAATCTTTATTGTTTCAATATATGATATGCACTTTTGAACTGCTTTTGCCATTCATAACTTTGAAACATAACttgttctgcttgatctgcatctCTCCTGCATGATCCGCTTGGTCTGCACTTgtcctgcttgatctgcatgatctgcttgatctgcaccGCTTGATCTGCTTTTACCATTTGGAACCTTAAAAGGAAATTTATGGTGGTGGTGAACAGACTCCCTGCACCTGTATCATGATTGAGAATTGAGATTGTATGACAGCTGCTTATGTCCTAATTCGTTCATTTTAGtatcaaatttcaaaaagaaaataaaattttggtgaTTGTTTTGTCTTTCGGTACGTGGGATACACGGCCCAACTTTGTCGGATAAATTTCTTAACTCACACCGAGCTTGACTGGTAAgatgtataataaaattaattcatatcGGCTTTAAGATTATTAGCCCAATGAATTTGAGCCCAAACCTTTTGGACTGTATATGAAAGCGTATACCTACAAAATCACAGCCCTAACTTGTATTTTACTTTGTCAACCCAATGAACCcaatgattatattttttttaactcaaaaaTTCATTTCATTCACCGAAATACGTAAGCCAGCAGAACGTGAATAAATCTCAGGAGACAATAGCCTAAAAAAAGGAGACATGATACTAACCAAAACAAccgataaattttaaaacagtagACAAGTAATATTTAGAGACAGTGGAACTAGAGCTGAGACTGATGATCAAATAATTACTAACTACATTTCCATAGAACATGGTAACACTAAAGCTGAACTAAAGAGCAAAAGTCTTGAGCGATCCCAACCCTGAATGAAACATCACCAAGCCAAACTAGAACATCAACATCAGAAACAATCTCGAGGTCAAATCTACATCAACTCCAGCAGCTACTATCCATCTGAAACTTGCATGACCAAAATCCCTCACTATAACTAAGGTACAAGGACCAAAGAACTTGAAACGCCACTTGAGAAAACGTCAAAGAAGACCACCAGCTCTTACACGCGGACACTCGCAAGAAAACCAAATGACCTACAGAACAAAGACTGCCCACCTCCTCGCAAGAGAAGAACTGAAGAACAAGTCATCTGCTTCGTCTAAAAACCATATCCCATATCCACAGAGGACCAAGAAAAGGTCTAGTAGATACCTCCACATCGAACACAAATCACAAAGACGGATCCAAATAACGAACTTAGGTTGAGATGAAGAGACCATGACACCAAGAACTGAACATAAGCAGCAGTCTCATGACTTCAAGCTAATACCAACACGTCACAAAATATCTTCACCCACGCTTAACGACACCAAGAGAAGGGAACAAATCCCACCGTCAATCTAGTAGATCCAGATCTCCGGCTTCAACAGAAGGAAGGAGACAATCAGATCTGAAACCATGCACCTCGCCGGTATCTGAGATGCTTCAAATATACTGTTCAAACCATCAAAAGTATAAACTCAAGCAAAAATCGCATACACAAAGACAGAACAGTTGAGAAGGAAAAGAGGAGAGACCGACTCCGATGCTGATGGAGCCATCGAAGCTGGTCTTTGAGAAGCGGTACGGTAGATACTTGCTCGCGACGGCTAGGGTTTCGAAGACTTAGACTAGCCTTTCttctttgtttgtgttttcttaAACCCAATGATTGGATTAGTTCTTTTCTATGTGTtgattagatattttttttgtcaactttcattttatttcattataGCCTTTAAGGCTTAGAAATACAAGTGGAAAGTCAAACCCATTACACAAATTAATTAAACCCACATAAATGCCAAACATAAAGATAGACATATGCATTGAACAACATGTGTTCCTACGTGGTCTTCGACGTGTCCTTAAATGGGGAAGGGTTTAGATCCTTGCTGGAACAAAGACCGACTACGACATCGCCGGAACAAAGGCCGCTTAAACTCCAGAGATTTGTTACGAGACAATCATAGAGCTAGAGATCCATCCCTAATTTAATTCCACTTCCGTGCTTCTTTTTCCCTAAAACGCCTCTGTCTTCATCGAAAGTTTCATTCTTTTCGCTAGATGTGTAACCGCCAAAAAACTTGAAATGATTTGTTATCAGTCTTTGTTGAAATACTTGCATATAACAAGCTTCTACTATTTTTAAACTGAAACAAATCGTTAAGAAAAACTTGCAAAACTCAATCTTCATCTTGTAAGAACACTTTGCTTAGATAACATAATAGCAAAGGTTGATATATTTGGAGGATAACCAACGAGAAGAAGAACTCCAAAGAAAACAGTCGggataaatcaatttttgtgAGGGAAGAAGCTCAGACAAATCCGATCATCAAGATCATAACTTTATTTATCCAATCAATcccataaaataaataagaaactgAATATTTGCCCAGAAAATGATCGAAACACCACCGCAAAGATTGCCTAAGCAAAGAGACAATCACCTAACGCGAAGACAAGATCGATCTAAGATCGAAATATAAacatcaaaaaacaaaattatctttatttttctctattCCTTCCGAAATATTTGATATTGATAAGAATGAAAATAGAGAGAATTTTATCTCTTTAAAAGATAAGAGAGAAAACGAACAAAATTTTGTTGATTAGATTAGTTCTAATAAAAGCTTTCTGCACTTGTTATACATTTTTCCTTCCGCTTCTAAAAAActgatttttaaaatgttttacgcatattaaaaatatattaaataatataattaaatttataatttattgtattatatatgttttaataattattaaacaataatatttaatgaattcaaatattctagctaataattttaaaatatataatttatctatATCGATTGATAaagtaactaaaattttaaaaattaatatttgtaaaacaaaaaaatgtttagtaAATATACTTTTTGGAAACTATACTTCCTAATTCATgtagataaataatttaaatttttgttggccctcttcttctgcttcttctctcttctaAAATCTAAAAGTCTCATTGGTCAGCTCTGGTGGCTTAGACAACATAGGAGCAGATCCTTTCGTTCTATGCTTGTAATTAGTTTTTGTTAGTtttccttcttcatcttttctctgCATCGTACTGATTTaaagctttttgttttttttcagagCTGGGTTTATCAATCGATTTACTTTCAGATGGTGTCGATCTTGTCTGGTCGGCTGCAGGGTTTATGTTTTATCTATCTTGCACATCTGTTGTTTGGTCTTTGATTCAGAGTAGTTGTGCCATGCCAGTACTTGGTTAATTCTAggcttgttctttacttgtctcTACTTCAACAACGGTGATAGCGTTGTCTTAGTATTGGCGTGGTAGTGTGTTGTGAGCAGAAAAAGTCAAACATCAATCATGTAGAAGAAATTGGTTTCCTGACATTTCTCCATCTCCAGTTTGGAAGGAGCCATGCTCTCAGTCTTTTAATAAGTGATCCTCCCAATTTATTTTCATCCTCTCTCGTTTCTAGTGCTCAGTTCTTGGCATCGTTCCCTCTCTTGTGTACTCTCAATGCATGATTGCCAGCTGATCAAAGATTTTTGATTTCTTTCTATTATCTTCATCAAGAGGTGTTTATGGCTTTTATTTGAAGATCTTTAGCTatcgttttagtttttggtttagtCCTAGTCTCTTTTGTTTGGGAGTACGTTTTCCTTTTTTGGGCTATGTTTCCAGAGATTTCAATGTGTTTATTCATGTACGTGGCTTTTGTATCTTTGTTTTTCTCCTGTTATCAATTAAATTGAGATGACCAAAACAAAACCTAATTTAAACTTAAGATAATAAGATCACTTCGAGTATTTACTATATTGACCAAAAGGGTCCCATTAATGTCTTagtcttctaaaatatcatTGGTTATTTGAGTTCAACATTTTCCACTCAGGAAattaaatactttcgttgttaGAGACTTAGTCACAACCTGTAACATTTATTGGGCGAGACTGAAACCATAGGCAATGATGATGAGCCACACAACGAGTGTAGAAAGTAATTGGCTCTCTAccaacaaaacaagaaaatagCTACCACGAGAAAAGTTTTTCGTCAAATATTCTTTTTCCATCTGACGACTGCGAGTGTGAATTACTCTCCAGTTGAGCGCGTGACAATTTGAAGAGAGTATAGAACATAAAAAAGACTAATAAAGAGTCAATAGAGCCCACGGAAACATTTTCTCTCACCGAACCAAAACacaatcctctctctctctctctcttccctaATCTTCCTCTCTATCATCTCTTCAATGGAGAGATACAGAGATGCTTCAACGAATCTGATTCCATCTCCTCGAtgccacaacaacaacaacagctgCAGTATGAGCAGTAGCACTgagagcaacaacaacaacaacaacaaaccaCCAACAACTCCGACCCGACAGGTAACCACTAGATCCGAATCCGGAAACCCATACCCAACCACTTTCGTCCAAGCCGACACTTGTTCCTTCAAACAAGTCGTCCAGATGCTAACCGGATCCTCCGACAGACCCAAACAACACAACACCTCCTCTCTCAAACCCAACCCGACCCATCAAACCGACCCGAGATCCTCTCCTTCCCAATTCCCAATCCCTCCAATCAAAGCCGTAAACAAGAaacagtcttcttcttcttcctcagggTTCCGTCTCTACGAGCGCCGTAACTCGATGAAGAATCTCAAAATCAACCCGTTAAACCCGGTTTTCAACCCGGTTAACTCAGCTTTCTCTCCCCGGAAACCCGAGATCCTCTCTCCAAGCATCCTCGATTTCCCGTCTCTCGTTTTGAGCCCGGTCACTCCTCTTATACCCGACCCGTTTAATCGATCCGGGTCATCGAGTCAGAGCCCCGACGATGCCGAGGAGAAGGCTATGAAAGAGAGAGGCTTTTATCTGCATCCGTCTCCGGCGACAACTCCGATGGATTCAGAGcctcgtcttcttcctctgtttccgCTGACTTCTCCTCGGGTCTCAGGTTCTTCCACAGATTCTAGTTCTTGAATGAATGAAACCaactctaattttttattttaaaaagaatatcatTTCCtttgtgatttttaattatatatttataattataatggGAATTGAAATGAATCCTGATGAGACTTGTGTTATATATCAGAGATGATTGTAATGCTCAGATGAAATGTTTGCCCAAGCCAACTGCGATTTGAAATTGTATTAATCTCTAAGGTGTTTATTGGTTTCATTGCTCATATTTGACTTGTTTAGATCATTTTTGTCGAGTTTAGACTCCATCATTACAATTTTACAGTTACTGAGAAATAACGATTAAGATTCGAAAGAGTAGAATATGAAAACTAGATTAGTTGTGGAATTTGTTTCTGTTCAAAAGATTCtagtgatttttttgttttctgtcaATCCTGAAGTTCTACTGAGTTAATGGGGTGTAAGTTTTAATTTATGGAATGAAGTAgtagtttgataaaaaaaaaaataggatacACAACTTGTTGCATTCTcccaaaatttgtttttagtaCACAAGTGAAGAAGAGATTGGTCCAGCTTTCTTTTGCTAAAggatttgatgatgaaataACCATAGTAACAATGGAAAAGgagttaagaaaataaaataaaagtttaatttttaattttttttttctcccttcTTTACGCCTTagaaaaagtgaaaacaaattgaaaaagcaaagtgttaaagaaaaaaaaatgaaaaacgaaTAAAAGAGTAAATTGGATAGAAAGAGTGGGGCTTAGCTGTCTAAAAAAGAGGATATTAAATTACGGAGTAAGTAATCTTTTGACtatcttttttcttctcctttgttttcttttatttcattttcatataaTGTGATTGGGTTTTGAGATATGTATGACCCCATTTTACCTATATTGTCAGCCTAATGATAACTAATTAtagactaggataagacctgtgCAAAGCGCATggtgaatttatttctatatagtatcgataattttttttatatatttgataattttatttatatataaacaatattttttgttgttattatataatttctttccgatagatcagatcaatttttattaaaaatgatggaacaaaactataattaatacatcatgggttgatcagattgaacattaaacaaattacgacataaaaactttattttttccatcgaacacatttttgaaaaaagtgaagagtattgttttcacagttgaattattttaacttttatcttccatatggttttgaaagctttcaaatcaaccatcgaattgatacatgtcattttaatgtttttagtcgtatacttaaggaaaacttacatttttgtaatttaaagtcattttaaaaaattcaaatataacatataagaaaaaatctaacatataagaaaaatataacatataaggtatcttcatttttgtattttaaagtcgtttttaaaaaaaaatataacatataaggtttcctcatttttgtaatttaatgtcattttaaaaaattccaaatataacataagaaaaaatctactttttttattatatggttaatatcattgtttatttttttaataatataaaattaaacaaaatgaagaaggatgcaaaaattgttatcaaatctttattactcataatcattaattgacatatatatgtaaatcatattaggtaattttgtaacttttatttagggaaagaatacacacttcttatattttaggttaatataatgttttctagtggacattaaacaaattatgacataaaaactttattttttccttcgaacacattcttgaaaaagtgaacagtattgttttcacagttgaattattttgactttaatcttccatatggttttgaaagctttcaaatcaaccatcgaactgatacatgtcattttaatgtttttagtcgtatatttacggaaaacttacatttttgtaatttaaaatcattttaaaaaattcaaaatataacatataagaaaaatataacatataaggtgtcctcatttttgtattttaaaatcgtttaaaaaatatatataacatataagatttcctcatttttgtaatttaatgtcattttaaaaaattccaaatataacatataagaaaatatataatttttttattatatggttaatgtgattgtttatttttttaataatttaaaattaaacaaaactaagaaggatgcaaaaattgttatcaaatctttattattcataatcattaattgtcatatttatgtaaatcatattaggtaatttcgtagcttttgtTTAGGAAaataatacacacttcttataatTTAGGTTAATacaatgttctctagtggacattaaacaaattatgacataaaaatcttattttttctttcgaacacattcttgaaaaagtgaacagtattggtttcacagttgaattattttcacttttatcttacatatggttttgaaagctttcaaatcaaccaatgaactgatacatgtcaatttaatgttttaggtcgtatacttaaggagaacttacatttttgtaatttaaaatcgttttaaaaaattcaaaatataacatataagaaaaaatctaacatataagaaaaatataacatataaagtgtcttcatttttgttttctaaagtcgcttttttaaaaaaatataacttataagaTTTCctcttttttgtaatttaaagtcattttaaaaaattcaaaatataacatataagaaaaaatctaatttttttttattatatggttaatgtgattgtttatttttttaataatataaaattaaacaaaaatgaagaaagatgcaaaaattgttatcaaatctttattattcataatcattaattgtcatgtatatgtaaatcatattaggtaattccgtagtttttatttaaggaaataatgcacacttcttatattttaggttaatataatgttttctagtggatattaaacaaattatgacataaaatctttattttttctctCGAACACAtacttgaaaaaagtgaacagtattgtttccacagttaaattattttgacttttttctTACATAtcgttttgaaagctttcaaatcaaccgtcgaattgatacatgtcattttaatgtttttagtcgtatacttaaggaaaatttacatttttgtaatttaaagtcgttttaaaaattttttaaatataacatataggaaaattctaatatataagaaaaatatagcaTATAAGGTGTTctcttttttgtattttaaagtcgttttaaaaaaaaaaatataacatataaggtttcttcatttttgtaatttaaagtcattttaaaaaatttaaaatataagatataagaaaaaatctaatttttttattatattgtttttttttaataatataaatttaaacaaaaatgaagaaggatgcaaaaattgttatcaaatctttattattcataataattaattgccatatatatgtaaatcatattaggtaattccgtagcttttatttaaagaaagaatacatacttcttatattttatgttaatataatgttctctagtgttatataattatggaataatgtgacaccattagattaaactatattttatattagatgttctagaattctttgaaattgaatttataaGACATTTAGAGTGTCACCtagaatttgaaattttttttaattaatacaaaattaaggttttaatttttcaaatgtttctcgGGATGTTTTTAAACGTCTTATATGATAGTTACTGGCTTCTGTATATAGTCTGTTTACGGTTTGAAACACTAGAGTACAAATTACTTTTGGTCATTGTTTGGAGATAATATCTTGGGTCAAAAGTCATAGTTAAAagtcattttcaaatataattgaAAGTGGACTAAGGCATATGGATTGAGAGGTAATGGGCATATTTGCAAAATGCCCCATCTAATTATTCTGACTGATATTTTAATGAGTAAATTAGCTAAATATACTAACAAAGGTGGGATATCATTGAATGGGGGAAAAATGGTAATGTTGGGGGGAAGAAAATTGGAGGGATATAGAGTATGAAGtgcaaataaagaaaaagttgTGTGTAGGAAGTACAAATTCTCTATTTTAATTGTGCCTTGAATATTTCTTGGTCAAAGGTTTTTGtgtagaaaagaagaaaaagaataagGCTTGTTAGAAACTTTCAAATTTAGGTGTTTTAATTGGTAGCACAAAAGGGACGTGGTCTACCGAagcaattaattaattaatagtttcattaaaTGGTCTTTAGaccaaattaaattaaacttgaCTCGATCTCTTAGCATGTGGTGGACCGTATCTATCTCTTTCCTTTGAAAATTCTCATGTGAAGAGAGTTGATGATGAGGGCCCTACTTCCACTATAGTGGTGCCATTGAGAGCGATTGCGGTTGACCCATTTACAACTTTTCTTTCCtttataagaaataaaagtatttcctttttttttcacttcgcactattttaataaaaaacaattttgttcGATATTCTATTGGTAATCTTACTcagtagaattttttttttgttcaactctcactagaatctaatcctttttttttgcgATGATGTTTGTACCTAAATTTCTTCAATATATGTGCATTATATATCAAGATTTAGATGCCAAgtgtttctttttatatatgtagaaATAATAATTCGAATTGGTAGATTCTAAACAACAACAAATACAATAGGAGAGAAAACACCTTATTCATTGTGTAAAATCTAATTTACTAGTTACCAAAAAGTTAATCATTTTGTGGTTTTGAAATAAAGCAAAGCAATAAAAGTCAAAAAGTAATGGAGATGTGGTGCGAATAGCAATAATGTTTCAAAGTTaagttctttttatttatttattgatttaatGACTTTGGAAAAAGACCATACAGTGCTGAATGAAGTAGTAGTGCAGGTGGGTTTTGACGTCTTGTGAGTTGTGACCATGAACCTACACATTTCCTCAGAcaaaaacaaacagaaaatacaGCAAGAAAATTAGCCAGAACACAGAATGGGCCTAATATCAGACATTGTCAAGGGCTATCTATAAGTTTATATGCAACTAATAAAATTTATGCAATTCAAAAACCAATTCGTATGATAAAGTTATAAATGTGGTAAGTGCGGTTAGTTCTGGAGCTTTTAAAGATGCTTTCATTTTTGTAAGTGTTGCGTTTTTCAATTCAAAGTTAATTGGTGattgttataagataaactttgaaatgatcctccactcctttaccaactcaagcactatgatcatttactcatcaagcactatgatcatctactcatcaagcactatgatcacccactcatttaccaaatcaagcaccatctttgatattttatgtattgttgctcactataaataccatcactcatctcactcttttgtacacaattacatcttcttcttcttccttataataaactctttctctcatattaagtgttatttgcttcctacgggtattgaattctactcttatttaaatttcccgatactataaattataagttatttcataacacgttatcagcacgatcactctgcgatttggtaaaatttatttgtatcatttataccctgttataatggtcggtataccgcctctactattatttatatcatgttataatggccggaataccgcctatattatttactagtaatttaatttatttattggtcggccgagccgccttatatcctgtttattatttattggtcggccgagccgccttatatcctgtttattatttattggtcggccgagccgccttatatcctgtttattatttattggtcggctgagccgccttatattctgtttattattaattggtcggccgagccgccgtataatttatttattattctgcattgatcggctgagccgtcgcatgatttgttgtcatataacataaatatttcattgtcataatttttcacttttatgaaattttatagatttgattgaccgtttaat includes:
- the LOC106396178 gene encoding VQ motif-containing protein 4 translates to MERYRDASTNLIPSPRCHNNNNSCSMSSSTESNNNNNNKPPTTPTRQVTTRSESGNPYPTTFVQADTCSFKQVVQMLTGSSDRPKQHNTSSLKPNPTHQTDPRSSPSQFPIPPIKAVNKKQSSSSSSGFRLYERRNSMKNLKINPLNPVFNPVNSAFSPRKPEILSPSILDFPSLVLSPVTPLIPDPFNRSGSSSQSPDDAEEKAMKERGFYLHPSPATTPMDSEPRLLPLFPLTSPRVSGSSTDSSS